The window AGATTTTGGAGAAAATTATATCCAGGAAGCCATGGAAAAGATAGATATCCTTGGCAGAACATCGGCTGTCTGGCATTTCATAGGACACCTTCAATCCAACAAAGCCAAATTTGCGGTCAAGTATTTTGACCTGATTCACACCGTGGATACGGTTAAGCTTGCCGGGGAAATCAACCGCCAGGCCGAAAAAATCGGAAAAATCCAAAATATTTTGCTCCAGGTGAACATTGCCCGGGAAACGACCAAATCCGGTGCCGGGGAAAGCGACGTTGTGGACATTGCAAAACAGGTCAGCCTGTTTGACAACCTGCATGTATCAGGGCTGATGTGCATGCCGCCTTTTTTCGATGACCCTGAAGAGGCCAGAATCTATTTTAAAAGACTTAAACAGATCAGTATGGATATTCAAACACTTAACCTTCCCCATACAGACATGACCCATTTATCCATGGGCATGAGCAATGATTTTGCCGTGGCTGTTGAAGAAGGGGCGACATTGGTGCGGGTGGGCACAGCCATTTTCGGAGCAAGACCGTGAAAATCCTTCTGCATTGCTGCTGCGGCCCGTGCACCATCTATCCCCTTGGGGTATTGAGAAGCATGGACATGGAGGTCATGGGCTATTTTTACCGGCACAACATTCATCCCTTTACCGAATGCATGAAACGCCAGGAAACCTTGCGCGAATATGCGAACCAGGTGAATCTTAAAATGATCTGGCAAAAGGGCTATGAACTTGAAGAATTTTTGCAGGCTGTGACCTTCCGGGAGAAAAACAGGTGCAGATACTGCTACCACGCACGCTTGAAATCCAGTGCCCTGGTTGCCAAAAAGGGAAATTTTGACGGCTTTTCCACCACCCTGCTCTATTCAAAATTCCAGAATCACGAATTGATTACGGAAATCGGCCAGGACTTGGCCAGACAATATGGCCTGAAATTCATCTACCAGGATTTTCGCCAAGGCTGGACACAGGGCATAGAGTCATCAAAGGCCCGGGGCATGTACCGCCAGCAGTACTGCGGCTGTATTTACAGCGAAAAAGACAGGTATTATAAGGACACTAAATGAAATATCTCTGGTGGGCAGCTCAGGTATTATGCCTTTTAATCTCCCTTTTCTTCTTTGTTTTCGGCATTGACCTTATCCGGGGGTCGTATGGCTTGAATGATCCTTTCAGCTTTATCATGACATTTTTTGCCGCAAGTTTCATCATTCTAATCAGCCTGGCCCTGGCCCTGGTGTCCGTCATTAAAATGATACGGGTCTACCGCCGCCTCAAGCCGACCCAGGCCCAAGGAGACAGATTCTGATGACGGTGCTGGTATCTGTAAGGCAGCTTTGCAAGGCATATGGTGATGACACCTTATTCACCGATTTAAGCTTTGATGTAAAACCGGGGGAAAAGCTCGGACTCATCGGCATGAACGGTTCAGGTAAATCCACCCTGTTGAAACTTATCTGTGGTTTCAGCAACCCGGACGAAGGAGAGATCAGTGTCCAGCCCGGCCAGCACCTGGTCTATCTGGCCCAGGAAGATGAATTTGATGAAGACCTCACCGTTGAACAGATTCTGTTCAACAGCCTATCATCAATGGAAATACAGGAAAAAGAACGCCACCGCAGGGTGAACCGGGCCCTGGGGTTAGGCGGCTTCACCGACGCAGGCACCAGGACCAAAGAGCTGTCCGGGGGCTGGCGCAAGCGGCTGGCCATCACCCGGGCCTTTTGCCTGGAACCGGACCTTCTTTTGCTGGATGAACCCACCAACCACCTGGATATTGCCGGAATCCTATGGCTTGAGCAACTGCTTTTGGCGGCACGGTTCTCTTTTGTGGCCGTATCCCATGACCGGGCATTCCTTGAAAATGTCAGTTCCCACACCATGGAAATCGCCCGGTACTACCATGGCGGCGTGTTCAAAATCCAGGGCAATTATCTTAAATTTGAACAGGAGCGTGACAAATACCTGGAGGCCCAGGAAAAAAAACAGTCCTCTCTGGCATCCAAAATGCGCAGGGAAGACCAGTGGCTGCGTCAGGGCGCCAAGGCCAGAAGCACCAAGGCCAAATACAGGATTGACCAGGCAGAAGAACTGCGCAGGGAACTGTCCGAAGTCAAAGCCAGAAACCGGCAGACCGCCCGGATGGACATTGATTTTTCAGGCACAGGACGCCAGACCCGAAAGCTGCTCAGGGTGCACAATCTGACCAAGGGATTCGGGGACAAAATACTTTTTTCCGGCATCACCTTTGAACTGGGACCTGGTTTCTGCCTGGGGGTTGTGGGAGACAAC is drawn from uncultured Desulfobacter sp. and contains these coding sequences:
- a CDS encoding YggS family pyridoxal phosphate-dependent enzyme encodes the protein MQIQENIKKIHEQIRAAAKKAGRDSFKVTLVAVSKRKPPEMIRQAMDAGHKDFGENYIQEAMEKIDILGRTSAVWHFIGHLQSNKAKFAVKYFDLIHTVDTVKLAGEINRQAEKIGKIQNILLQVNIARETTKSGAGESDVVDIAKQVSLFDNLHVSGLMCMPPFFDDPEEARIYFKRLKQISMDIQTLNLPHTDMTHLSMGMSNDFAVAVEEGATLVRVGTAIFGARP
- a CDS encoding epoxyqueuosine reductase QueH produces the protein MKILLHCCCGPCTIYPLGVLRSMDMEVMGYFYRHNIHPFTECMKRQETLREYANQVNLKMIWQKGYELEEFLQAVTFREKNRCRYCYHARLKSSALVAKKGNFDGFSTTLLYSKFQNHELITEIGQDLARQYGLKFIYQDFRQGWTQGIESSKARGMYRQQYCGCIYSEKDRYYKDTK
- a CDS encoding ABC-F family ATP-binding cassette domain-containing protein; translation: MTVLVSVRQLCKAYGDDTLFTDLSFDVKPGEKLGLIGMNGSGKSTLLKLICGFSNPDEGEISVQPGQHLVYLAQEDEFDEDLTVEQILFNSLSSMEIQEKERHRRVNRALGLGGFTDAGTRTKELSGGWRKRLAITRAFCLEPDLLLLDEPTNHLDIAGILWLEQLLLAARFSFVAVSHDRAFLENVSSHTMEIARYYHGGVFKIQGNYLKFEQERDKYLEAQEKKQSSLASKMRREDQWLRQGAKARSTKAKYRIDQAEELRRELSEVKARNRQTARMDIDFSGTGRQTRKLLRVHNLTKGFGDKILFSGITFELGPGFCLGVVGDNGSGKSTFLSLIEQSMEPDQGTVKWAENLKTAVYHQNRTQLDPEMTLRDALNPAGGDSINYKGRPVHVVSWAKRFLFMPDQLDMPVGRLSGGEKARIVLAEIMRQPCDLLLLDEPTNDLDILSLEVLETSIKEFEGAVIIVSHDRYLMDRVCHRMLYLDNSEKPQFYREFSQILKARTQRDKTARPGEEKEKKEPAKPAPAKKMLFSFKDKYELEHIEEKILDAEQSVEDFTEQVQRPEVMQDPALLAQICKNLEQAQSLVQSLYSRWEELEEKKAATDKNQ